The Legionella lansingensis DNA window ATTTTTCTTCACCCTACTTATTAAGCCTCTCACGTTTTTTAGGCCCAAGCCAACTGGCAACAAAAAATTTTGGCTTACATTCACTAAATGATCAGAGGATTGGCATTGAGAAGGGAACTGTGTTCCCTGCAGTCATTAATGCTCTGGGAATTAAAAACCCGAAAATCATCGAATTCGAGGATGCACCCCATCTAATTGATGCATTGCAAGCGGGCAAAGTGGATTTAGTCCTGCTGGATGCCCCCTCCGCCATGTATTGGCAGATGCAATCATCAGGAAGATTTAGCGTATTGGGTAACGCCTTTGCCTACGGTTTTGGCTTCGGTATTGCTATTACTCCTCAGGAACCTGAACTTTTACAGGTCATTAATAAAGCACTCGCCCTTTATATGAATAGTAAAGAATTTAAAAGAGAGTATGGTAAATACATTGGAGAAAACGATTTTGCTCCATAGAAAGAACAGAAAAAATCTTAATGCACCGTTTCATCCTTTGTAATGTAACGGCTAATGACTTGCCTTGTTACAAAATCACCTTGGTTTGCTCCGTAGAGGGATTTGAAATGCTCAGCCAAAAGCACCACCCAAGAAGATAGGCGAAAATCCATTCTTTTTTCCTCAGTATTAACAACCAACTCGAACAAGCCTAAGGAATCAGTGTTTTGCTCTCTAGCATATTCTTCCATTATCCGCTGCGCAGTACTCATATCCTTATCTTTAGTTGGCCAATCTTTATTCATCACTCCCCCTACTGTGGGCTAATTTCAATGTTAAACAAATGGGGCCAAATGGCAAAATTGCAAGATGGTATAAAGCAAAATATTTTATCACCACTCCTCTAAGTGATATTCTAAGTTGTTACACATGGTTTGACGATACCTTGTGGTTCTTGCCACAAAGTAACAAAGAGCACCATGATGATAGGACCAACGAATAAGCCCAACAAGCCCAACGTTTCCACACCACCCAAGATCCCAAAAAGAACAGCAAGGAAAGGTAACTGGATAGCACCACCAATCAACACGGGTTTGATGAAATGATCGGCTACAAACATCACAAAAGTACCCCAAATGACCACGAAAATGGCGCTAATCATCGCACCGGAAGATAATAAAATGAGTGCCACGATGGCAAAAACAATAGGAACGACAAAAGGAATCATTGCAGCAAATGCTGTAATAAATCCTGTTAGAGTAGGAGCAGGAAAATCAACCAAGAAGTAACAAATACCCATCAAAAAACCAACACCTAAACCTACCACGATAGTACCATTAACAGTAGCACGCAGAGCTGATGGTAGCCGATCGGCATAACGAAACCATCGCTGGCCTAAACAAAATTCACCAATGTGATTAATTTGCTGAATCAATTTATCCCCGTCTCGATAAAAGAAGAACAGAGTTAGCAAAGTAAATCCGAGTTGAAAGCCACGGTGAGCCAAGTCGACACCTACCCGTTTGATATAGTAGCTAGCTGGCGTTAAAGACAAATGCAGATTCGACAATAAATGTCGAACATTTCCAGGTCGGCCAATATTTGTATCCCAATAATTGACTAGATCATTACCTATCATAGGAAATTGACGTAGAAAAGCTGGCGCTTGACCACCTTCACGGTTAATTAGTTGCAAATAATTGATAAATAATTGCAATTCTTTCACCAATATACTTACCAACCAACTCAGTGGTAACAAAAATAATAATGCCAGAATAAAGGTAAAGAGTAGCGAGGCCACACCGTGACGATTACCAAAAAATTGACGCCAACGCAAATACAGAGGATAAGTCGCTATGCCTATGATAGCCGCCCAAATTATCGAAGGAATGAATCGATGAATAATAAATACCGCTAGAGTAACGATAGCAATCGTCAGCCCTATGCTAATTAATTCCTTATGATTTTCGTTCATTTAGGCAAAAACCCCCACGCCAAGAGTTGTAGGATTAACCAGGCAGGCACTGCTGCTAATAAATCATCTAACATGATTCCAATACCACCACGTACGTGATGATCAATGCTACGTATTGGCTCTGGTTTCCAGATATCAAAAATACGGAATAATAAAAAGCCAGTTACTATCCAGAATAAGCCCACAGGCGCCATCATCATTGTCAATAGATAACCAACAACCTCATCACATACAATACCTGAGTAATCATGAACACCTAAATCACGAGAGACTTTATCGCTAACCCATACCCCTATTAAAAAAGCAAGGATAGTAAATACAAGATAAACAGCTAAAGACTGCCCGGCAATCAATAGATAGATGGGAATAGCCGCAAGCGTCCCCCAAGTTCCTGGAGCAATGGGCATCAGTCCGCTTCCGAAACCAAAGGCAATAAAGTATACCGGATCCTGCCAAACTTTGTTCTCTAATCGCATCACATTCATCTCAGTTTTATACTCGACCTTCAAGTTTTTTAATGTGACTAATCTAAAAGCCGAATTACCGTGGCTTGACCACGGTAATTCGAGGTTCTAAAACAAAATTAAAAATGACTATATCCATGTGGAATAAACGTATTCACAGTTCCGTCAATTTTTTTTATTCTTAGTCCTGGTTTTTCTTCAATAATACCTATTGGGAAAGTACTGAGCCCAAGTTTAGGAAGCAGGGTTAAAAAATGTTGCTCTTTCTCAGCTGGCACGGTAAAGCATAACTCATAATCATCTCCACCACTAAGAGCCAAATTCATAGCCTTGTCTGCAGGCTGATACTTTTTTAAAAGCGGATGCAGTGGAATAGTCTCTTCATTAAAACAAGCACCTACCTTACTACTCTTACAAATATGATTAAGATCAGCACTTAAACCATCAGAGATATCAATAGCTGCCGTGGCATATTCTTGCAAGATCATTTGTAAATCCACCCGAGGTTTAGGGTGCTTTAATTTCTGCATCAAGCAATCCTTATCCGTCGGATGAAGATCATCACGATGAAGAAAATGGACCGCGAGTGCTGCTGCACCTAACTCACCACTAACATAAATTTTATCCCCAACCTGAGCGCCAGAGCGCCTGACAGATTTCCCAGATGGCACTACACCATGAATGGTCAATGTCAGACTTAATGGGCCCTTGGTTGTATCACCACCAATCAATGCCAAATTAAACTGAGATAATGCGTCATGAAGACCCTGAGAAAAGCGTTGTAACCAAGTGGTATTTAGCTCAGGTAATGTTAGAGCTAAACTTAACCAACAAGGAGTGGCTGCCATAGCTGCTATATCACTGATATTAACCATCACCGCTTTATAAGCAATATCATAAGCATCCCAGGAACTAAGAAAATGAACTTCGGCAACAAGCGTATCAGTACTAATTAACAATTCGTGATTGTTGGGAACAATGACGCAAGCAGCATCATCACCGATACCATAAACTACGTCTTGTCGCCAATGGGTGGGAGATTTAAAAAAAACATCAATTAAGGAAAATTCATCCATTACTAATTTCAACTTTTCTAGCCTTTTGTGCCAGATTATTTAATACCCCATTTACATAGCGATGACCATCTTGTGAACCGAACTCTTTAGTAAGTGAAATCGCTTCATCAAGCAGCACCCGATAAGGGATTTCTGGGCAATAAAGCAATTCAAATGCTCCAAGTCTTAGAACAGTTAACTCTATTGGATTCAACCCTTCGATTGGCCTATCCAAAAAAGGCTTAAAACTGTCTTCTAACTTGCTTAAGTTTGCTGGTACACCATAAAGAAGCCGACAAAAATACTCGCTATCCACCTTTGCCATATTCGTGTTGGCACGAAACTGAGCTTCAATCTCATGTAACTCTTGACCTGACATAAACCATTGATAAAGAGCTTGCAGTGCTAATTTTCTAGCGCGCCTTTTGCCGCTAATTGCCTGTTTTTCCACAAATTACCTCATGAATTTTTGTCATTTTTTAGCTCGTCAATGGTTTGACTAAACTCGCTGACATCTTTAAATCGTTTATACACTGAAGCAAATCGCACATAGGCCACATGATCAAGACGATGCAATTGTTTCATCACCAACTCACCCACTTCACGTGATTCAATTTCACGCTCGCCACGACGACGAATCTCTTGCATAATGGTTACCAGCGCTTCTTCAAGTGCATCAACACTCACGGGTCTTTTTTCTAGCGCTCGCAGCATACCTGCTCGTAAGTTTTTAATGTTAAACGGCTCTCGGCGTCCATCACGCTTGATGATGGAAGGCATGATTAATTCAGCCGTTTCAAACGTAGTAAATCGCTCATGGCAAAGAAGACACTCTCTTCTTCTGCGAACTTGAGCTCCATCTGCAACAAGACGTGAATCAACAACCTTGGTTTCTTCAGCGTGACAAAATGGACAGTGCATGATTAACGATAAACCGGAAATTCACGACATAATTGCAATACTTGCGTCTTAATTTGCGCAATAGTGCTTTCATTATTTAGATCATCAAGTATATCTGCTATCCATCCCGCCACTGTACTTGCTTCTTTCTCTTTAAAACCTCGCGTCGTCATCGCTGGAGTACCTATGCGAAGACCACTGGTTACAAACGGCGACCGAGGATCATTGGGCACCGTGTTTTTATTCACTGTAATATGAGCACGACCCAGGGCTGCATCAGCATCTTTACCAGTAATATCTTTAGAAATTAAATTCACCAAAAACAAATGATTATCGGTCCCTCCAGAAACAATTGGGTAGCCGCGGCCCCTCAGTGTTTCTGCCATGACTTTGGCATTAAGTAATACTTGATTTTGGTATTGCTTAAACTCAGGTTGCATAGCCTCAGCAAACGCGACAGCCTTTGCTGCGATAACATGCATTAATGGCCCCCCCTGCATTCCAGGAAACACTGCCGAATTTAATTTTTTCTCAATGTCTTCATTAGCACGTGCCAAAATTAGACCACCCCGGGGTCCACGCAGCGTTTTGTGAGTGGTTGATGTCACCACGTCCGCATAAGGAATGGGTGAAGGATAAAGGCCAACAGCAATGAGTCCAGCCACATGAGCTACATCCGCCATCAGATAAGCCCCTATTCGATCAGCGATGGCTCTGAATCGTTGCCAATCAAGGATTCGTGAATAAGCGGAAAACCCTGCAATGATCATTTTCGGTCGATGCTTTAGAGCCAACTCTTCTAGCGCATCATAATCGATAAAGCCGGTGTTAACATCGACTCCATATTCCATCGATTGATAGAGCTTACCAGAAAAATTAACTTTGGAACCGTGAGTTAAATGCCCGCCGTGTGGCAATGCCATTCCCAGGATTAAATCACCTGGTGAAAGAAGAGCCATCATAACAGCCGCATTGGCCTGGGAACCAGAATGGGGTTGAACATTGACATAATCTGCACTGAATAACTCTTTAGCACGAGATATGGCTAAAGATTCAGCCACATCAACATTTTCACATCCACCATAGTAACGTTTTGCAGGATAACCTTCGGCATATTTATTGGTGAGAACCGAACCTTGAGCTTCCAGGACTCGAGGACTAACATAGTTTTCTGAAGCGATGAGTTCAATGTGATCTTCTTGACGCACGCACTCAGCTTGAATAGCTCGCCAAAGCTCATCGTCAAAACCTGCAATCTTGTAGCTCTTATCAAACATTTGCAATCCTTATCCTAGAGAGTTGCACTATTATAGTACTGCTTGTGAGACGGTGTCATGTATTACTTGGTTTCTTTACCAATACGAATTAACTCGTTCACTTAACAATTAAATGATTACGGATACGTTTTACACCATTAACATTGCCTGCAATAACACCAGCTCTTTGTTTAACCACTGCGCTATCTACAAACCCGCTGAGCTGCACTTCGCCTTTGTAAGTTTTTACTTTAATAGCGAATCCTTTCGCACCCAATTTATCAACTAATTCGGCCTTCACTTTTGCGGTTACAGCAGAGCTATCTAAGAATTGGCCAGTACTCTCACTTGTTGGGCTAGCCGCGCAAGCAATGATTATTGACACAAGTACAATAATAACGAATGACCTAATTGTTCTTAACATTATCTCTATCTCTCCGTGAATAGTGAAATCACAAAAGATAGCATAATTTATTAGGGAACGTCCCTAGTCATGACCGTGAATATTACTTTCTGCGACCTCGTCGTCATGCCCATGAATTGGCCTGTTTTCTATACTTTCATGACCATGAACCCTGGTATCCACGTAATTGTTAGTATTCGCGGAATCATCATGTTCATGTCTTTGACTTCGTACACTACGATTGGACCTTACAGAGCCTTTATAAGCAATGGACTCA harbors:
- a CDS encoding transporter substrate-binding domain-containing protein — encoded protein: MKILFLLISLLVFSPPSLSTAQEELLLRVGIDSFTPPFVMEGANRQFFGFDISMMQYICQMIKRRCVFVSLPFEELIPAVEIGKVDVAVSALTITSERVARVNFSSPYLLSLSRFLGPSQLATKNFGLHSLNDQRIGIEKGTVFPAVINALGIKNPKIIEFEDAPHLIDALQAGKVDLVLLDAPSAMYWQMQSSGRFSVLGNAFAYGFGFGIAITPQEPELLQVINKALALYMNSKEFKREYGKYIGENDFAP
- a CDS encoding AI-2E family transporter codes for the protein MNENHKELISIGLTIAIVTLAVFIIHRFIPSIIWAAIIGIATYPLYLRWRQFFGNRHGVASLLFTFILALLFLLPLSWLVSILVKELQLFINYLQLINREGGQAPAFLRQFPMIGNDLVNYWDTNIGRPGNVRHLLSNLHLSLTPASYYIKRVGVDLAHRGFQLGFTLLTLFFFYRDGDKLIQQINHIGEFCLGQRWFRYADRLPSALRATVNGTIVVGLGVGFLMGICYFLVDFPAPTLTGFITAFAAMIPFVVPIVFAIVALILLSSGAMISAIFVVIWGTFVMFVADHFIKPVLIGGAIQLPFLAVLFGILGGVETLGLLGLFVGPIIMVLFVTLWQEPQGIVKPCVTT
- a CDS encoding phosphatidylglycerophosphatase A family protein, encoding MNVMRLENKVWQDPVYFIAFGFGSGLMPIAPGTWGTLAAIPIYLLIAGQSLAVYLVFTILAFLIGVWVSDKVSRDLGVHDYSGIVCDEVVGYLLTMMMAPVGLFWIVTGFLLFRIFDIWKPEPIRSIDHHVRGGIGIMLDDLLAAVPAWLILQLLAWGFLPK
- the thiL gene encoding thiamine-phosphate kinase: MDEFSLIDVFFKSPTHWRQDVVYGIGDDAACVIVPNNHELLISTDTLVAEVHFLSSWDAYDIAYKAVMVNISDIAAMAATPCWLSLALTLPELNTTWLQRFSQGLHDALSQFNLALIGGDTTKGPLSLTLTIHGVVPSGKSVRRSGAQVGDKIYVSGELGAAALAVHFLHRDDLHPTDKDCLMQKLKHPKPRVDLQMILQEYATAAIDISDGLSADLNHICKSSKVGACFNEETIPLHPLLKKYQPADKAMNLALSGGDDYELCFTVPAEKEQHFLTLLPKLGLSTFPIGIIEEKPGLRIKKIDGTVNTFIPHGYSHF
- the nusB gene encoding transcription antitermination factor NusB: MEKQAISGKRRARKLALQALYQWFMSGQELHEIEAQFRANTNMAKVDSEYFCRLLYGVPANLSKLEDSFKPFLDRPIEGLNPIELTVLRLGAFELLYCPEIPYRVLLDEAISLTKEFGSQDGHRYVNGVLNNLAQKARKVEISNG
- the nrdR gene encoding transcriptional regulator NrdR; translation: MHCPFCHAEETKVVDSRLVADGAQVRRRRECLLCHERFTTFETAELIMPSIIKRDGRREPFNIKNLRAGMLRALEKRPVSVDALEEALVTIMQEIRRRGEREIESREVGELVMKQLHRLDHVAYVRFASVYKRFKDVSEFSQTIDELKNDKNS
- the glyA gene encoding serine hydroxymethyltransferase, producing the protein MFDKSYKIAGFDDELWRAIQAECVRQEDHIELIASENYVSPRVLEAQGSVLTNKYAEGYPAKRYYGGCENVDVAESLAISRAKELFSADYVNVQPHSGSQANAAVMMALLSPGDLILGMALPHGGHLTHGSKVNFSGKLYQSMEYGVDVNTGFIDYDALEELALKHRPKMIIAGFSAYSRILDWQRFRAIADRIGAYLMADVAHVAGLIAVGLYPSPIPYADVVTSTTHKTLRGPRGGLILARANEDIEKKLNSAVFPGMQGGPLMHVIAAKAVAFAEAMQPEFKQYQNQVLLNAKVMAETLRGRGYPIVSGGTDNHLFLVNLISKDITGKDADAALGRAHITVNKNTVPNDPRSPFVTSGLRIGTPAMTTRGFKEKEASTVAGWIADILDDLNNESTIAQIKTQVLQLCREFPVYR
- a CDS encoding BON domain-containing protein yields the protein MLRTIRSFVIIVLVSIIIACAASPTSESTGQFLDSSAVTAKVKAELVDKLGAKGFAIKVKTYKGEVQLSGFVDSAVVKQRAGVIAGNVNGVKRIRNHLIVK